TGGCAGCAGGGCACGTCTGCGCGTGGCTCAGGACAGGTAACACAGCTAGCAGCAATAGAAAAAAGGAATAAGCTGACGCACTGCGCCCAATGCGTAAAAATGAAAGCATAGATATTGCCGTAGGTGTGTAGAAAAAGATTGCCTAAATGTACTGACTTAATTGTATACCCGAAGCGGTATATACTCCATTTAAGTACCTCGCCACGTGGAATCAAATTACTGATCTACGAGGGAAAAGCGGCTACTTTTGTTTGGAATAGGAAGAGCAGCTTTTTCTCCACGACTCCATATATGCAAGGGAAAGTAGTACTAATAACAGGCGGAACTTCGGGCATCGGCCGAGCAAGTGCCGTGGCCTTTGGGCAGGCCGGCGCGCAAATAGTTATCACGGGGCGGGATGCCGCACGCCTGCGCGAAACGGCCCAGCAACTTACCACCCTAGGTATCCAACACCACACTGTGCGCGCCGATGTGGGCATCGTAGCCGACTCCGAGCGTGCCGTTGCCGAAACCATCGCCACCTTCGGTCGACTCGACGTGCTGATTAACAACGCCGGTATTTCCATGCGGGCGCTATTCCAGGATGCTGACCTCGACGTGATTCAGCGCCTTATGCAGACCAACTTTTTTGGGACGGTGTACACCACCAAGTTTGCGCTGCCCCATATTCAGGCTAGCAAAGGCTCTATTGTGGGCATCTCCAGCATTGCTGGCTACCGAGGTTTGCCGGGGCGTACGGGCTACTCTGCTTCTAAATTCGCTATGAACGGCTTCTTGGAAGCACTACGCACCGAACTGTTGCCTCAAGGCGTGCACGTGCTAGTTGCCTGCCCTGGCTTCACGGCTTCCAATATCCGCCAAACGGCCCTCGCTGCGGATGGCTCCGCGCAAGGGGAGTCGCCGCGCGATGAAGGCCAAATGATGAGCAGCGAAGAAGTAGCCCAGCACCTGGTGAGTGCCGTACGCCAGCGCCGCCGCGACTTGGTGCTCACGAGCCAGGGGAAGCTGACTGTGTTCCTCAACAAACTACTTCCCGGTCTCACGGATAAATTAGTCTTAAATCACTTCCGCAAAGAGGAGAAAGACTTTAAAGTGTAGCTGCACCTAGCTCAACAAACGGCAACGGCCCCGAACCTTCACGTTCGGGGCCGTTGCCGTTTGTTGAGCTAGGTGATACATCTAGTGCTATCAGCAGAGGCATGCCACTATTTGATGAGCAGCAAATCGGAGCGACGGATATAGGCGGCTTGTCCGCGCCATTCTACTTGGTACCAGATATCCTTGCGTCCGCGCACAATTAGTCGGTCGCCGGCAGCAGCCGTGGTAAGCCAAGCGGCACCAGCACCAGGTCCTGTCATTAGGGCTGCATGGGAGCTAGCCACAATTCCAGTTTGATTTGGTCCTAATACGTTCAGGAACACCAGTACCAAACCTAGGTAACAAGCATACGCGAGCCACCAGCCCCTCTCCACCGAGCGCCGCCGGATCAGCAAAAGCGTGCCGCCGATAACTGCGGCTATCAGCAACAACTGAAGCAAGCGGTAGTAATACCGCCGGAACGTAATAATCAGGCTCTGCCGCCACGAGTCTGGGTAGCCGGTTACGCGCTGGTTTTGGGCTAGCTCGGCTATCTTATGCCAGGTAGCATGGCGCGGCTGACGTATCTGGGCGAGGTTTAAGTAGTAAAGCGCTGCCGGATAATGTCCCAACCCTTCCTGCACGTATGCCATGCGGAGCAAAAGTTGTGGCGAGGCCTGCCGCTCTTGCCGCAAAATTTGTCGGTAGAGTGGATACGCTTGCTCATAAGCACCCGCTTTGAACAAAGAATCTGCCTGGGAAAGTGTTTTGCTAACTTTTTGAGCTAGAATGATTTGGTGAGAAAACGTCCAAAACAGGAGAAAAAAACACGTTTTTTTTATCAAGATGCTTGCAGGTTAAAAGATGACCCCCTACTTTTGTGCCCACAATAAAGGAACACGCTTCCACAACACAAATAAACGATTCTGTAGCTCAGCTGGTAGAGCAATACACTTTTAATGTATGGGTCCTGGGTTCGAATCCCAGCGGGATCACAAGGGTAGTCAGAAATGACTACCCTTTTTTCTTGCCCTATTGGCTGCAAACAGATGTTTTGGTGGTACTCAGCAAATGGCTGTACCTAGCATTTTTGATTTGTTAGGTGAAGAATTCCTGATTTGCTAGCTGCAAAAAGGTTGGTTCTAAGTTGATTCAGACCCTTCCTACTTCACTTC
This Hymenobacter sp. GOD-10R DNA region includes the following protein-coding sequences:
- a CDS encoding SDR family oxidoreductase — encoded protein: MQGKVVLITGGTSGIGRASAVAFGQAGAQIVITGRDAARLRETAQQLTTLGIQHHTVRADVGIVADSERAVAETIATFGRLDVLINNAGISMRALFQDADLDVIQRLMQTNFFGTVYTTKFALPHIQASKGSIVGISSIAGYRGLPGRTGYSASKFAMNGFLEALRTELLPQGVHVLVACPGFTASNIRQTALAADGSAQGESPRDEGQMMSSEEVAQHLVSAVRQRRRDLVLTSQGKLTVFLNKLLPGLTDKLVLNHFRKEEKDFKV